The window TAGATATTTGTCTTTTATCAGCTGCAGATTTATTGGTTTTAATAACCTCTTCTAACATTTTATCAATCTTAAACGGACGAATATTCAATTGACTTACGCCGGTTTCCAATTGAGCGACATTCAGTAATTCTCCCGTGATTTTCAGCAATCGCAATGTATCTTCATCAATACCTCTTATTAATTTTTGTTGCTCTTCATTAAGGCTGCCAATTTTTTTATTTTCCAATAATTGTAATCCCATTTGTATTGACGAAATAGGAGTTTTAAATTCATGAGAAACGGTTCCTATAAAACGGGTTTTAGCAAGATCAAGCTCTTTAAAAGGTGTAATATTTCGAAGCATAATTACCTGACCAATAAAACGACTGTCATTTTCGCCGGTAGGAATTACATTGATGTCTAAAATTTCTTTTTCGAAGTAATTTTCTTTTCCTTCCACAAAAATCTTCAGTAATTCGGTAGGATTACTCTTTACTTCAGGATTGATGATTTCCTTAATCAAATCACGCACTAAATCATTCGTTACTGCAACATCCTGAATAAGTTTGCCTACAAAATTTTCTTTTTTAAGACCTGAAATTTTTAAGGCTTCATTGTTTACAAAAAGAACTTTTCTGTTTTCATCAATACCAATTACAGCATCATGCATATTGTCAATCAAAGTCTCGATGCGCTTTTTACCTTTTAAAATTTTATCAATTCTACTTTCAGAATATTCCTGAAGTTTTTCAGCCATCGTATTAAAAGATCTCGCCAGTTCACCAAATTCACTGTTGCTTTCAAACTGTACCCGCTCTCTGTAATTCTGATTGGCAATCTGATGAATACTCGACGTCAATTCACGAATCGGGTTTGAAATATTAGCAGGAAGATTTACCATCAAAATAAATGCAATTAAAAAACACAAGGTTCCGGCGATAGAAATAACCGCAATCGCATTTTGTGCGGTTGTATTGGCAATTCCACTTTTAATTTGGATGGCATTCATATTCAGCTGCATCAATTCTGCAATATCTTTTCGGATGGCAGAATGTAAACTTAAATTTTCTTTATCATTTTTTAAATCTGAAAAATGAGCGAGTATATTTTTCGTTGCTTCTCTTTCTCCAGATTCTGTAATATTCTGACGCTGAAGATCAAGATTTTTCTGAAATTCTGCTATTGCAAAAGGTTCTTTACCTATTTCTTCAAGCGACAACAGCATGTTTCGGGAATACTGCAATGTATTGTAATTGTCGGTAAGAATATTCTGCGTATCTTTTTTAAGCTGATAAATAAACCATCCACCCAAAGTTGACAGTACAATTATCATAAAAAACAGGAGACCAACACCTGCGTTAAGCTTTGTTTTTATTTTCATTACGACAAAATTACTAAATCTACGTTCTGTTTTGAAAGTCTTTTGAGTAAGGAATTAAAAGTATCAGTTGCCAAAATAATTCTCCAGATATCCAAATGAGGTTTGCCGATGCATACGGTTGTAATTTTACGTTCTTCGCACTGCTCCATAATCGTCATTGCAATATTTTTACTTTGAATTTTTATGATTTCTGCGCCCAATTCGGTGGCTAGTTTAAAATTATTAATCAAATGTCTTTGCTTGTTCAACGCAATTCTATCTGCCGATTCACGAGGAACCTGAACGTACAATAAAAACCACTGACTATTGTAATAACTTGCCAGTCTTGCGGTTTTTCTGATTACATTTTTAGCCGTCGTTTCGTTTGAACTGATGCATGCAAGGAATTTTTCTTTCCTTAATGTTTTTCCGGTTATAATTTCAGTTTCTACTTTTCTGGTGACTTGTGACGCAACTTCTTTCAACGCCAGCTCACGAAGCTGAAGAATATTTTCGTTTTTAAAAAAATTATCTAATGCTGAAGAAATTTTACTTTTATCGTAAATTTTCCCTTCTTTTAATCTGGCAATCAATTCATCGGCAGTAAGATCGATATTCACCACCTCATCGGCAGAAGCCAAAACGGTATCAGGAATTCTTTCGGTAACTTCAATTCCCGTTACAGTCTTTACCTCATCGTTTAGACTTTCTAAATGTTGGATATTTACAGCGCTGATAACGTTAATTCCGGCATCTAAAATCTCAAAAACATCCTGCCATCTTTTTTTATTTTTACTTCCTTCAATATTGGTATGAGCCAATTCATCGATAATCACAATCTCAGGACGCAACACGATAATCGCCGGAACATCGAGTTCATCGAGCTCTTTTCCTTTATAAAATAATTTTCTTCTGGGAATAATCGGAAGACCTTCCAACAAATCGTGGGTTTCTTTACGATTGTGCGTTTCTACATACCCGATTTTTACATTAATCCCGTTTTGAAGAAGCACATGAGCTTCCTGCAACATTCTGTAGGTTTTTCCCACACCTGCACTCATCCCGATGTAAATTTTCAGTTTACCCCGTTTTGAACTGTTAATTAACTGCAGAAACTCTTCCGCTGATTTTCTTGATTCATTCATTTTTTTTTCATTTAAAATGAAATTGCCAAAGCTGTAGTTGCCGTCAAACTGTTTTTATTAAATTCATCTGTTCTGTTCATAAAGATAGCATCTTTACTGTTTAAATTTCTAATTTCCGTACGCCAGACAAGGTTGGGAAAAATCTGATAGTCTGCGTTGAAAGAATATCCGAAAGTTTTGAAACCATTTTCTGTACCGGTTGAAATGATTACTCCTTTTTCATCCTGATAATATTCTCCTCTTGCTGTAAAACTCAATTTATCTGTAGCATTGTATTTTGCAATTAAAACTGGCGTGTACCAAACATTATACTGGTCGCTTCCTTTTGCTTTTTGTTCGGCTCCGATGTCAAAACCTGCAGTAAGCCCAAACTTTTTATTGATTTGATATACCGCATACAGATTGTGAAAATATCGCATCTGGCGAATACTGTCGGGTTTATCATTTCCTATGAAAGAACTGCTGTTAATCGTCAGTTTTTCGTTGGGCTTAAATATCAGCTGATGTCCGAATGCAGGGGTAGAATTTCCGTCAACTCTCTGAATACGTTGCCAACCGTTGAGTACCAAACCACTTACAAACCATTTCCCACTTTCAGAAGTATAAGAAATTTTTGCACCCGTTTCGAAATAAGGAGAATTGTCGGCAAAAAGACTTCGGGTAAGCGTCCAGTTATCTTTCCCTACTGCACTTTCAAAACCTAAATGCGATGGGAAAATTCCGGCATCAATCCATAAGTTATGCTTTTTGGAGATCTTTAAACCTGCATTTGCTTCATAAACATTTTTCATCACGCCTTGTTCAGCTGCATAATTTGCGTTCATATAAGTTCCCACGGCAAGAGCTAGATTAGCTCGTACATTTTCTGTGTTGTAGGCAGTTTTTATATATGCTAAATTCACGTTTATTTCGTTATTTCTATTGTGGCTATACACAAATCCCGGTCGGTTATTATTTTTTGGATTATTAAAATCTGCTGTATAATAAACTTCAGCGTATCCACTGATATTAAAGGGTTTATTGATTGAGTCGTTTTGAGCGGATGCCGTGATCCCACATACAGCCAGCAAAACAAAAAGTATTTTTTTCATTTAATTTAAATTGAAAATTGTGGGAGAATTTATTTAGAATTTTCGCTTAATTGATCAAGTGCGATATTCAATTTAAGAACATTTATTTTTTCAGGTCCAAATAGCCCAATCAATGGTTTTTCTGTATGTTCAGTGATGAGGTTATTGATTTCTCTCTCATAAAGATTTCTGCTTTTAGCAATTCTTTTTGCCTGAATTTTTGCAGCTTGTACAGAAATATTAGGATCAAGTCCACTTCCACTTGCCGTTACAATATCTGCCGGAATTTCGGACTTTGCAATTCCAGGATTTTTCATCATAAAAGTATCGATACGAGCCTGAACTTGTTTTAAATATTCTTCATTTGATGGACCTTTGTTGCTTCCTCCCGAACCTGCAGCATTGTAATCAACTGAAGAAGGTCTCGACCAAAAATATTTATCGCTGGTAAAAGACTGTGCGATATTTGCATAATAGGTTTTGTTATTGTGTGTAATCAAATCTCCTTTTCCATGATTCGGCGAAAGCTGAGCAATTGCCCAGATT is drawn from Chryseobacterium muglaense and contains these coding sequences:
- a CDS encoding sensor histidine kinase, with product MKIKTKLNAGVGLLFFMIIVLSTLGGWFIYQLKKDTQNILTDNYNTLQYSRNMLLSLEEIGKEPFAIAEFQKNLDLQRQNITESGEREATKNILAHFSDLKNDKENLSLHSAIRKDIAELMQLNMNAIQIKSGIANTTAQNAIAVISIAGTLCFLIAFILMVNLPANISNPIRELTSSIHQIANQNYRERVQFESNSEFGELARSFNTMAEKLQEYSESRIDKILKGKKRIETLIDNMHDAVIGIDENRKVLFVNNEALKISGLKKENFVGKLIQDVAVTNDLVRDLIKEIINPEVKSNPTELLKIFVEGKENYFEKEILDINVIPTGENDSRFIGQVIMLRNITPFKELDLAKTRFIGTVSHEFKTPISSIQMGLQLLENKKIGSLNEEQQKLIRGIDEDTLRLLKITGELLNVAQLETGVSQLNIRPFKIDKMLEEVIKTNKSAADKRQISMIIDINSGLDMINADQEKTLWVLNNIVSNAIRYSYEQSTVTIKVEKLDSDQVKFSVKDQGLGIEEQYLESIFTRYFRVPGTKAEGTGLGLSISKEFIEAQRGSIAVESEVGKGSVFSFILQIN
- a CDS encoding sensor protein KdpD, with the translated sequence MNESRKSAEEFLQLINSSKRGKLKIYIGMSAGVGKTYRMLQEAHVLLQNGINVKIGYVETHNRKETHDLLEGLPIIPRRKLFYKGKELDELDVPAIIVLRPEIVIIDELAHTNIEGSKNKKRWQDVFEILDAGINVISAVNIQHLESLNDEVKTVTGIEVTERIPDTVLASADEVVNIDLTADELIARLKEGKIYDKSKISSALDNFFKNENILQLRELALKEVASQVTRKVETEIITGKTLRKEKFLACISSNETTAKNVIRKTARLASYYNSQWFLLYVQVPRESADRIALNKQRHLINNFKLATELGAEIIKIQSKNIAMTIMEQCEERKITTVCIGKPHLDIWRIILATDTFNSLLKRLSKQNVDLVILS
- a CDS encoding porin; this encodes MKKILFVLLAVCGITASAQNDSINKPFNISGYAEVYYTADFNNPKNNNRPGFVYSHNRNNEINVNLAYIKTAYNTENVRANLALAVGTYMNANYAAEQGVMKNVYEANAGLKISKKHNLWIDAGIFPSHLGFESAVGKDNWTLTRSLFADNSPYFETGAKISYTSESGKWFVSGLVLNGWQRIQRVDGNSTPAFGHQLIFKPNEKLTINSSSFIGNDKPDSIRQMRYFHNLYAVYQINKKFGLTAGFDIGAEQKAKGSDQYNVWYTPVLIAKYNATDKLSFTARGEYYQDEKGVIISTGTENGFKTFGYSFNADYQIFPNLVWRTEIRNLNSKDAIFMNRTDEFNKNSLTATTALAISF
- a CDS encoding K(+)-transporting ATPase subunit C, whose protein sequence is MKTHIIPAIKLTALCIILLAIVYPISIWAIAQLSPNHGKGDLITHNNKTYYANIAQSFTSDKYFWSRPSSVDYNAAGSGGSNKGPSNEEYLKQVQARIDTFMMKNPGIAKSEIPADIVTASGSGLDPNISVQAAKIQAKRIAKSRNLYEREINNLITEHTEKPLIGLFGPEKINVLKLNIALDQLSENSK